The following coding sequences lie in one Takifugu rubripes chromosome 8, fTakRub1.2, whole genome shotgun sequence genomic window:
- the LOC105416794 gene encoding ADP-ribosylation factor-like protein 4C, which produces MGNSFSNLASFQSLHIVMLGLDSAGKTTVLYRLKFNEFVNTVPTIGFNTERIRLGGAGASRGISCHFWDVGGQEKLRPLWKPYSRCTDGIVYVVDSVDAERLEEARTELHKITRFSENQGTPLLVIANKQDLPRALDVGEIERQLALAELSPSTPYHVQPACAIIGEGLDEGMDRLYEMIVKRRKSLKQKKKKQ; this is translated from the coding sequence ATGGGGAACAGTTTCTCCAACCTGGCCTCCTTCCAGTCCCTGCACATCGTCATGCTCGGCTTGGACTCTGCGGGGAAAACCACAGTCCTGTACCGGCTCAAATTCAACGAGTTCGTCAACACGGTGCCCACCATCGGCTTCAACACGGAGCGCATCCGGCTGGGCGGCGCGGGGGCCTCCCGGGGCATCAGCTGCCACTTCTGGGACGTCGGGGGCCAGGAGAAGCTGCGGCCCTTGTGGAAGCCCTACAGCCGCTGCACGGACGGCATCGTGTACGTGGTGGACTCGGTGGACGCCGAGCGGTTGGAGGAGGCCCGCACCGAGCTGCACAAGATCACCCGCTTCTCCGAGAACCAGGGGACCCCGCTGCTGGTCATCGCCAACAAGCAGGACCTGCCCCGGGCGCTGGACGTCGGGGAGATCGAGAGGCAGCTCGCCCTGGCCGAGCTGAGCCCGTCCACGCCGTACCACGTCCAGCCGGCCTGCGCCATCATCGGGGAGGGTCTGGACGAGGGCATGGACCGGCTGTACGAGATGATCGTGAAGAGGAGGAAGTCactgaagcagaagaagaagaagcagtga
- the LOC101067245 gene encoding plakophilin-4-like — translation MEEGEAEGGGPVAAPSQASASQSTTNNLLASVKEQELQFERLTRELEEERQIVASQLERCMLEAESPAGDSSSSSQKSFAWRSAGGEFQGGAAEASGCPSRHLEGEEGLYPPEPDCASLHDSEGSGGHSAHMTSYSDSGYQDSSVSHYSNQNVVRTEPRSSLSRSPRAEGQTSGQLSSRMLRRMTSLPSSSQSPGCGTVSPSRISLRTSQGSTYDSPILSEPKPLAAVFPGTSMPPSCPSPLSPTDGVPALDRGGSGRLGSTFSLVEGRGLMGSPLRSGMTAVPQHYGTTLPRQSQPLVYGADPYGLYQKSALPRPDSLIGLHSSYAAHAGQMDAELRAPLSPDCHMTPVFDERTFHSPVYHSPAHEAQGTLYRSNTGVGTLPRTLSHCGTLPYQRSSYGLANAGLFVDSYRLSGEPVFSHRHSDLVDRVTTRTPSIESIHKDPREFAWRDPELPEVIHMLQHHFPSVQANAAAYLQHLCYGDNQIKVEVCHLGGIQHLVDQLDHKVPEVQKSACGALRNLVYGKASDNNKVALRNCGGVPALLRLLRKTTDNEVRELVTGVLWNLSSCDAVKMTIIRDALTTLTNTVVIPHSGWSSVSQRDDHRVKFQSSMLLRNTTGCLRNLSSAGEEARSQLRCCEGLVDSLLHILKVCVNTADYDSKIVENSVCTLRNLSYRLEVEMPSSRLLGNQELDNLLGFSSPVKELDYLCWGKRRRGRKRGGWPDEKWDGVGPFPGLSQPMRGAELLWHPVVVKPYLNLLAESSNPATLEGAAGSLQNLSAGNWKFSAYIRAAVRKEKGLPILVELLRMDNDRVVCSVATALRNMALDSRNKELIGKYAMRDLVNRLPGNSPSVLSDDTVASVCCTLHEVTSRNMENAKALADSGGIEKLVEISKGRGKGYSMKVVKAAAQVLNTLWQYRELRTLYKQDGWNYTHFVTPVSTLERDRYLSQPALPTSPMRTSPVIVSGGSATSSPAMLGFRRHSSNYQRAQSSMQLDTFYEDNSLHKRQHTGSEKKPPYFIGTYSSQSGEDLRRSQHTEPFYDEPDRKNYNSYRMYLSSPQGYSEEHYEDEPGRLTPSSPDGYAGQSLHFKAKTNYVDFYSTTRRPSSRGDKFSGSPDSWV, via the exons atggaggagggggaggcggaggggggAGGGCCGGTGGCGGCCCCCAGTCAGGCGTCAGCCTCCCAGAGCACCACCAACAACCTCCTGGCTTCAGTCAAAGAGCAG GAGCTCCAGTTTGAGAGACTGACgcgggagctggaggaggaacgccagatCGTGGCCAGCCAGCTGGAGAGGTGCATGCTGGAAGCAGAGTCTCCTGCAGGAGACAGTAGCAG TTCCTCTCAGAAGTCGTTCGCATGGAGATCTGCAG GTGGAGAGTTTCAGGGCGGAGCCGCGGAGGCGTCGGGCTGTCCGAGCCGTcacctggagggggaggagggactCTACCCGCCCGAGCCGGACTGCGCCTCCCTGCATGACAGTGAGG GCTCCGGGGGTCACTCTGCCCACATGACCTCATACTCCGACAGCGGTTACCAGGACAGCAGCGTCAGTCACTATAGCAACCAGAACGTGGTGCGCACAGAACCCCGGTCCTCGCTGTCGAGGAGCCCACGAGCCGAGGGTCAAACGTCCGGGCAG CTGTCCAGTCGGATGTTGCGGCGGATGACGTCCCTCCCGTCCAGCAGTCAGTCTCCAGGCTGCGGCACCGTCTCGCCGTCCCGGATATCCCTGCGCACGTCTCAGGGCAGCACCTACGACTCGCCGATTCTCTCCGAGCCCAAACCTCTGGCTGCCGTGTTCCCCGGCACCAGCATGCCGCCGTCCTGCCCCTCGCCGCTGTCCCCGACCGATGGCGTCCCGGCGCTGGACAGAGGAGGGAGTGGCCGCCTGGGCTCCACCTTCTCactggtggaggggaggggcttGATGGGTTCCCCGCTGCGTTCCGGAATGACGGCGGTCCCGCAGCACTACGGAACCACGCTGCCTCGACAGAGCCAGCCGCTGGTGTACGGAGCCGACCCGTACGGGCTTTACCAGAAGAGCGCTTTGCCCCGCCCCGACAGCCTGATAG GCCTTCACAGCTCGTACGCCGCTCACGCAGGGCAGATGGACGCCGAGCTGAGGGCGCCGTTGTCTCCAGactgtcacatgactcctgtgttCGATGAGCGGACCTTCCACAGCCCCGTTTACCACAGCCCCGCCCACGAGGCCCAGGGCACCCTCTACAGGAGCAACACGG gtgtggGGACCCTCCCTCGGACCTTGAGTCATTGCGGCACTCTGCCATACCAAAGAAGCAGCTATGGATTGGCTAACGCGGGGCTGTTCGTGGACTCCTACAGGCTCTCCGGAGAACCTGTATTCTCCCACCGTCACTCTGATCTGGTGGACCGGGTCACCACTCGTACCCCGTCCATCGAGAGCATCCACAAGGACCCCAG ggAATTTGCGTGGCGCGACCCCGAACTTCCTGAGGTGATCCACAtgctgcagcatcacttccCGTCGGTGCAGGCCAACGCCGCCGCCTACCTGCAGCACCTGTGCTACGGAGACAACCAGATCAAAGTGGAG GTGTGCCACCTGGGCGGGATCCAGCACCTGGTGGACCAGCTGGACCACAAAGTACCAGAGGTCCAGAAGAGCGCCTGCGGGGCCCTGAGGAACCTGGTCTACGGGAAAGCCAGCGACAACAACAAGGTGGCGCTGAGGAACTGCGGGGGCGTTCCGGCTCTGCTGCGGCTGCTCAGAAAAACCACTGACAATGAAGTGCGAGAGCTGGTCACCG GCGTCCTCTGGAACCTGTCCTCATGTGACGCTGTGAAGATGACCATCATCCGCGACGCGCTGACCACGCTGACCAACACGGTGGTCATCCCGCACTCAGGCTGGAGCAGCGTCTCCCAGCGGGACGACCACAGGGTCAAGTTCCAGTCGTCCATGCTGCTACGCAACACCACCGGCTGTCTGAG gAACCTGAgctcagcaggagaggaagcgaGGAGTCAGCTGCGCTGCTGTGAAGGTCTGGTAGATTCACTGCTTCACATCCTCAAAGTCTGTGTCAACACGGCGGACTATGACAgcaag ATCGTGGAGAACAGCGTCTGCACCCTGAGGAACCTCTCCTATCGTCTGGAGGTGGAGATGccctcctctcgtctcctcggAAACCAGGAGCTGGACAACCTGCTGGGCTTCTCCTCCCCTGTCAAGGAGCTGGATTACTTGTGCTGGGGCAAAAGGAGGCGGGGCCGCAAGAGGGGTGGCTGGCCCGATGAGAAG TGGGATGGCGTGGGACCATTCCCGGGTTTGTCTCAGCCTAtgagaggggcggagcttctGTGGCACCCGGTGGTGGTGAAGCCGTACCTCAACCTGCTCGCTGAGAGTTCCAATCCAGCCACGCTCGAGGGCGCCGCGGGCTCCCTGCAGAACCTGTCCGCTGGGAACTGGAAG TTCTCAGCTTACATCCGAGCGGCGGTGCGAAAAGAAAAAGGTCTCCCcatcctggtggagctgctgaggatGGACAACGACCGCGTCGTCTGCTCCGTGGCCACGGCGCTCCGCAACATGGCCCTGGACAGTCGCAATAAGGAGCTgattg GTAAGTATGCCATGCGGGACCTGGTGAACCGGTTACCTGGCAACAGTCCATCGGTGCTCTCAGATGACACGGTGGCGTCGGTGTGCTGCACGCTGCACGAGGTCACCAGCCGAAACATGGAGAACGCCAAAGCTTTAGCCGACAGCGGCGGCatagagaagctggtggagatCAGCAAAGGCCGGGGGAAAGG GTACTCGATGAAGGTGGTGAaggcagcagctcaggtgttgAACACGCTGTGGCAGTACAGGGAGCTGAGGACCCTGTACAAACAG GATGGCTGGAACTACACCCACTTTGTCACGCCCGTCTCCACTCTGGAGCGAGACCGGTACCTCTCGCAGCCCGCGCTGCCCACCAGCCCCATGCGGACGTCACCCGTCATCGTTTCAG gGGGCAGCGCCACGTCCTCGCCAGCCATGCTGGGCTTCAGGAGACACAGTTCTAACTACCAGAGAGCGCAGTCATCTATGCAACTGGACACGTTCTACGAGGACAACAGTTTACACAAGCGGCAGCACACAG GGTCCGAGAAGAAACCTCCGTACTTCATTGGAACGTACTCGTCACAGTCAGGGGAGGATCTGAGAAGGTCCCAG CACACAGAGCCATTTTACGATGAACCTGACAGGAAGAACTACAACAGCTACAGAATGTACCTGTCATCCCCGCAAGGCTACAGCGAGGAGCACTACGAGGACGAGCCGGGCCGcctcaccccctcctctcccgaTGGCTACGCTGGCCAGTCGCTCCATTTCAAAGCCAAAACCAACTATGTCGATTTCTACTCCACCACACGGAGGCCTTCCAGCAGGGGGGACAAGTTCAGTGGCTCCCCCGATTCCTGGGTGTGA